ACATATCCTTCATATAGTTTATAATGTTCTTTTAAAGTTCTTTCAGATATACCATCTAATACAAGATCATATTTTTTTGGAACAAGCTTATCCATAATATACCTCCTCTTTATATCTATATCAATATATGTGATTATAAGAATCTGTGATACTAATATAAATTACCAGCAGTATTTTTTATTACGTGATATAATATAAGTGAATAAAAAGTAGAATGTGAATATTAAATTTCTTACTTACATCTGATAGTTTCAAAAGGTTTTGTGCATAGTTATATTGAAAGGAATGATATTTAAAAATGGATATGGAAGAGATTTCAAGAGAAACCAAAACTGTTGTAGATGAACTGCTTGATATTGCAAATATTAAAAAAGGCGGTCTTTTTGTGCTTGGTGGCAGTACAAGCGAAGTAGTTGGAAAAAAAGTTGGTACATCAGGTAGCCTTGATATTGCAAAAGCAATTGTAGACCCAATATTAGAATCTACAAAATCAAGGGGAATAAATCTTGCGATACAGGGATGCGAGCACTTAAATAGAGCACTCCTTGTTGAAGAAGAAACCATGGAAAAATATAATCTTGATGAAGTGACGGTAATACCACAGGTACATGCAGGTGGTTCACTCGCTACATATGCATATGATTTATATAAACACCCGGTAATGGTAGAAAATTTAAAGGGTTTAGCACATGCTGGTCTTGATATTGGTCTTGTATTAATTGGTATGCATTTAAGGCCTGTTGTTGTTCCAGTTAGATTAAGTTTGAATAAGATAGGTTACGCGACAATTGTTGCTGCAAGAACAAGGCCAAAATTAATAGGTGGAGAAAGGGCAGTATATAAAAGATAAAATATCAAAGATCGTTCCTTAATTGAATTTTATTTGGGGACGATTTTTTTGTTTCGCGAAAAAAGTACAGATATTCCTATTTTATTGCTTTTAGTAAAATGAGTATATTAAAGTATTTAGGTTATAAATTACCGTCTGACATTTTTATGGTTGTTTCTGCTGTATTGTATGGTGAAATATTTTTAGCATCGGGAATGTTTATAAATGAAGCAAGTATATTTTTTGTTGTAACATTAAATGCAATGAGGCTGTTGAATTATAAAAGGCGCGGTTAATCCGCACCTTTTAGAGTTACCTTTCTAATCTTAAATATCTTACAAGCATTGATGCTGTTTGCGCTCTTGTAATGTAATTTTGTGGATAGAAATAACCATTGTCACCCGTCATTATTTTAAGGCCTGATG
This portion of the Thermoanaerobacterium sp. RBIITD genome encodes:
- a CDS encoding TIGR01440 family protein: MDMEEISRETKTVVDELLDIANIKKGGLFVLGGSTSEVVGKKVGTSGSLDIAKAIVDPILESTKSRGINLAIQGCEHLNRALLVEEETMEKYNLDEVTVIPQVHAGGSLATYAYDLYKHPVMVENLKGLAHAGLDIGLVLIGMHLRPVVVPVRLSLNKIGYATIVAARTRPKLIGGERAVYKR